The Streptomyces sp. NBC_01276 genome contains the following window.
TCGCCTCGACGCCGACGGCGGCCAGCACCTTGTCGGCCATGCCGCGCACGGGGGCGCCGCCGACGATGGGGGAGAGGCCGACGACGGGGGCGTCGGCGGCCGCGACGGCCTCCCGGATGCCGGGCACGGCGAGGATGGTGCCGACCGACACGACGGGGTTCGACGGCGGGAAGATGATCACGTCGGCGGCGGCGATGGCCTCCAGCACGCCCGGTGCGGGCTTGGCCTGCTCGGCGCCGACGGGCACGACGGCCTCGGCGTCCACCGCGGCGCGCATCCGGACCCAGTACTCCTGGAAGTGGACGACCCGCCGCTCGCCGGACTCCGGGTCGGTGATGGCGACGTGGGTCTCGACGCGGTCGTCGGACATGGGCAGCAGCCGTACGCCGGGCTGCCAGCGGTCGCAGAGGGCTTCGGTGACGGCGCTGAGCGGGTAGCCGGCGCCGAGCATCTGCGTTCGGACGATGTGGGTGGCGAAGTCGCGGTCGCCGAGGCCGAACCAGGTGGGTCCGACCCCGTACGCCGCGAGTTCCTCCTTGACGGTGAAGGACTCGTCGGTGCGGCCCCAGCCCTGGTCCTCGTTGATGCCACCGCCGAGGGTGTACATCACGGTGTCCAGGTCGGGGCAGACCTTCAGCCCGAACAGGTGGATGTCGTCACCGGTGTTGCCGATGACCGTGATGTCCGCGTCGGGGACCGCGGACAGGAGTCCGCGCAGGAAACGGGCGCCGCCGATGCCGCCGGCCAGAACAACAATGCGCATGCGGACAGTCTGTCAGCCGCGGGCCGTCCCCCGACGGGGGGTGGCGGCGGGTGACGGGCGGGGGCGTCAGGCCGGTACGTGTTCCCCGCGGGCCGGGGAGCAGCTGTGCATGGGCATCTCGGTCAGGCCGGGGAAGTACACGTGCAGGCTGACGGCTCCGTCGAGGGTGTCGTTGACGACCTCGTGGGAGTAGCCGGGGGCGAAGACGCGCTGGGAGCCGGGGCCGAGGGTGAGCGGGCCGCGGGCGCTGTGCTCGGTGAGCTCGCCGTCCAGGACCGTCAGCACGCCGGAGGAGCCGCCGTGGCCGTGGCGGCCGCTGCCCTGGCCGGGGACCCAGCTGAGCAGCCAGACCTCGTAGCCGGGGCCGGTGCGCAGGCGGTGGTACCAGCGGGTGGTGGCGTCGTAGCGGACCAGGTGCTCCCAGCTCCCGCGGTCCTGCGCGATGGACCGGGCGAGGCCCGCGAACTCGGCGACGGTGGCCGGGTGTTCGCGGGCGGGCTGCAGGAGGTGCTGGACGGAGAGGATGTCGCCGGCGATCTGGAGGTCGCTCTCGATCACGGAGGCCGTGGCGGAGGGGGCGGCGGTGGGAGCGGTGGCGGCGGGGGCGCTGTTCATCGTGGGGGTGTCCTCGACGGATGTCAGTCGTGCGGGGCGGTTGCTGTGGGGGAGTAGCCGGTGCTCGGACGGAGCCGGGGCTCCGGAGGCATCAACAGCTGCAACAGCAACAGCGAACCTGGGCAGCGCACAGGAACCCACGAATGGGGGTCCGGGTGGCGGCTGCGGGCGCTGACATGCGTACAAGGAGAACGGGGAAAGGGGCGGACTGTCAACCCGATGTCCGGTTTGAGGGAAAAGTTTCACCTCATCCGGTTACCGTGCGCGGAGAAAGGTTTGTGCAGTCGGGTCCAGGGGATGTGCCGTTCAGTCCCGCCCGAGCCGTCTTCAAACCCGCAGCCCGCACTCGTAACCGGAATGTGATCCGCGCCGCATCTTCGGCCGAATCGCAACCCCGCTCCGGAGCGAATCGTCGGCAACGAGAGAGGGTGGCGCCCGCGCGACACCTGAGCCATGTGTCACGATTTTTGGCGATATGAACACTTTCTGCATAGGCTTGGTTCCGCAGAGTGAATAAGGCGCCCAATAGCAGATCTCGGCTTGACTGCGCCGGAGCCACGCACTTGTAATTTCACTCGTGTCGTTACCTGGCGATCAGTAACGGCAACACCACGGGGACGCACAGAAGAGCGAGGGGCGCACATGACCGAGCTGTTTCAGGAACTGCTGGTCGAGGAGGCGGACGAGGAGCTCGGATGGCAGGAGCGCGCGCTGTGCGCCCAGACCGACCCCGAGTCCTTCTTTCCCGAGAAGGGCGGCTCCACCCGCGAGGCCAAGAAGGTCTGCCTGGCCTGTGAAGTCCGGTCCGAATGCCTGGAGTACGCCCTCGCCAACGACGAGCGATTCGGCATCTGGGGCGGCCTCTCCGAGCGCGAGCGCCGCAGGCTGAAGAAGGCGGCGGTCTGATCCGGCCGCACCGGCCGCACCGCCCCCGCCGGGACACCCGTCCCGCCGCCCACCCCATACCCGAGGGCCCGGCCCCCACGGCGCCAGGCCCACCGCGCACCACACCGCACCGCACGACGCGCACCACCGGTCCACAGAGCAAACGGTCCGCCTCCCGCACCTTCCCCGCAGGAGGCGGACCGTCGCGTTCCGGGCCCTGCGCGGGCGAGGCGGACCGTCCCCTTCCCGGCCCCGCGCACACGAGGCGGACCGTCCCCTTCCCAGCCGTTAGGGTGGGGCGCTGTCCAGCAGCCTCCGAGGGCACAACACCCCCGGATCCCCGGCCGGAGGGCCCGTACCGCGATGTCCCTGCACAGCAACTCGACGGCCTCCCACCAGGCAGCCGCCACTCCCGAGTTCCCCCGGCACGTCGTCACCGCGGTCCTCGTCGCCCACGACGGAGCCCGCTGGCTGCCCCAGACCCTCGCCGGCCTCCTCGCCCAGGAACGCCCCGCGCAGAGCCACGTCGCCGCCGACACCGGCAGTGCCGACGACTCCGCGCGCCTGCTAGACCAGGCCTTCGGCGACGACCGCGTCCTGCACCTCGCCCGGCGCACCGGCTTCGGCGCCGCCGTCGACGAGGCCGTCCGCAGCGCGCCGCTCCTGACCGCCGAGGAGCTCCCGTACCTCAAGCGTCCCAGCGGCTGGGACCCCGTCAGCCGCACCTGGCGCGACGACGCCTACGACCTCCCCGACCTCCCCCACGGCGAACCCGTCCAGTGGCTCTGGCTGCTCCACGACGACAGCGCCCCCGAACCCGACGCCCTCGCCGAACTCCTGCGCGTCGCCGACGAGAACCCCGACGCCGCCGTCATCGGCCCCAAACTGCGCGGCTGGTACGACAAGAAGCAGCTCCTCGAAGCCGGCGTCACCATCGCCCGCAGCGGCCGCCGCTGGACCGGCCTCGACCGCCGCGAACAGGACCAGGGCCAGCACGACCAGGTCCGCCCCGTCCTGTCCGTCTCCACCGCCGGCATGCTCGTGCGCCGCGACGTCTACGACGCCCTCGGCGGCTTCGACCGCCGCCTGCCCCTCATGCGCGACGACGTCGACCTGTGCTGGCGCGCCCACAGCGCCGGCCACACCGTCCTCGTCGCCCCCGACGCCGTCCTGCGCCACGCCGAGGCCGCCGCCCGCGAACGCCGCACCGTCGACTGCGCCGGCCGCTCCGCCGTCGACCCCCACCGCGTCGACAAGGCCGGCGCCGTCTACACCCTGCTGGCCAACTCCTCCGGCCGTGCCCTGCCCTACGTCCTGCTGCGCCTGGTCGTCGCCACCCTCCTGCGCACCCTCGGCTACCTCGTCGGCAAGGCCCCCGGCCAGGCCGTCGACGAGTTCACCGGCCTCCTCGCCACCCTGCTGCGCCCCGGCCGGATCCTCGCCGCCCGCAAGGCCCGCCGCCGGCCCGCCGTCCCCGCCGCCGACCTGCGTCCCCTCTTCCCCCCGCCCGGAGCCACCCTGCGGGCGGGCGCCGAACAGCTCGCCGGCCACTTCGGCTCCGGCCAGGGCGCCGACACCGCCCCCGCCGGACGGCACGGCGGAGCCGTCGAATCCGGACCCGGCGGCGACGACGCCGACTACCTGGAGATCGAACAGTTCGGCCGGCTCAAGCGGATCGCCCGCAGGCCCGCCCCCGTCCTCTTCGCACTCCTGCTGCTGGTCTCCCTCGCCGCCTGCCGCGCCCTGATCGGCGGCGGCAGCCTGATGGGCGGCGCCCTGCTGCCCGCCCCGCCCGGCGCCCTCGAACTGTGGCACGCCTACACCGGCGACTGGCAGCCCGTCGGCATCGGAACCACCGCCGGGGCACCCCCCTACCTCGCGGTCCTCGCCGCCTTCGCCGCGCCCCTGCTCGGCTCCACCAAGGCCGCCCTGACCCTGCTGCTCGTCTGCTCCGTCCCCCTCTGCGGGCTCACCGCCTACTTCGCCTCCCGCCCCCTCGTCACCTCCCGCCTGCTGCGCGCCTGGGCCGCCGTCGCCTACGCCTTCCTGCCCGCCGTCACCGGAGCCCTCGCCGGGGGCCGCCTGGGCACCGCCGTGCTGGCCGTCCTGCTGCCGCTCCTCGCCCGCTCCGCCGTCGCCGCCTTCGGCCTCGCCGACCGCGAGACCACCGGATCCTGGCGGGCCGTGTGGACGTACACCCTGCTGCTGACCCTGACCACCGCCTTCACCCCCGTCGTGTGGCCGCTCGCCGCCGTCCTGGGCACCGGCGCGCTCCTCGTGCGCCGCGCGCGCTGGAAGGCGTACGCCCCCCGGCTGCTCGCCACCCTCGCCGTCCCCCTGGCCGTCCTCGCGCCCTGGTCCCTGGGCCTGCTCACCCACCCCGGCCGCTTCCTGCGCGAGGCCGGACTGCCCTACGGCAGCGGCTCCGCCACCGCCCTCGGCCTGCTCGGCGCCAGCCCCGGCGGCCCCGGCACCACCGGCGGACTGCTCTTCGCCGGAACCGTCCTGGCCGCCCTGGCCGCACTGCTGCGCGCCGACCGGCGCTTCGCCGTGGCCGTCGCCTGGACCACCGCCCTGGCCGCCCTGTTCCTCGCCGTCCTCCTCAACCGCGACGGCTGGGCGGGCCCCGCGACCCTCGTCCAGGGACTCGCGCTGATCGCGGCCGCCGTGCTCGGCGCCGACGGCGCCAGGGAGCGGGTCGCCGCC
Protein-coding sequences here:
- the cofD gene encoding 2-phospho-L-lactate transferase, translating into MRIVVLAGGIGGARFLRGLLSAVPDADITVIGNTGDDIHLFGLKVCPDLDTVMYTLGGGINEDQGWGRTDESFTVKEELAAYGVGPTWFGLGDRDFATHIVRTQMLGAGYPLSAVTEALCDRWQPGVRLLPMSDDRVETHVAITDPESGERRVVHFQEYWVRMRAAVDAEAVVPVGAEQAKPAPGVLEAIAAADVIIFPPSNPVVSVGTILAVPGIREAVAAADAPVVGLSPIVGGAPVRGMADKVLAAVGVEATAAAVALHYGTGLLDGWLVDTADADAVAEVEAAGISCRAVPLMMTDTQATAAMARAALELAEASR
- a CDS encoding cysteine dioxygenase; translated protein: MNSAPAATAPTAAPSATASVIESDLQIAGDILSVQHLLQPAREHPATVAEFAGLARSIAQDRGSWEHLVRYDATTRWYHRLRTGPGYEVWLLSWVPGQGSGRHGHGGSSGVLTVLDGELTEHSARGPLTLGPGSQRVFAPGYSHEVVNDTLDGAVSLHVYFPGLTEMPMHSCSPARGEHVPA
- a CDS encoding WhiB family transcriptional regulator → MTELFQELLVEEADEELGWQERALCAQTDPESFFPEKGGSTREAKKVCLACEVRSECLEYALANDERFGIWGGLSERERRRLKKAAV
- a CDS encoding glycosyltransferase family 2 protein, with protein sequence MSLHSNSTASHQAAATPEFPRHVVTAVLVAHDGARWLPQTLAGLLAQERPAQSHVAADTGSADDSARLLDQAFGDDRVLHLARRTGFGAAVDEAVRSAPLLTAEELPYLKRPSGWDPVSRTWRDDAYDLPDLPHGEPVQWLWLLHDDSAPEPDALAELLRVADENPDAAVIGPKLRGWYDKKQLLEAGVTIARSGRRWTGLDRREQDQGQHDQVRPVLSVSTAGMLVRRDVYDALGGFDRRLPLMRDDVDLCWRAHSAGHTVLVAPDAVLRHAEAAARERRTVDCAGRSAVDPHRVDKAGAVYTLLANSSGRALPYVLLRLVVATLLRTLGYLVGKAPGQAVDEFTGLLATLLRPGRILAARKARRRPAVPAADLRPLFPPPGATLRAGAEQLAGHFGSGQGADTAPAGRHGGAVESGPGGDDADYLEIEQFGRLKRIARRPAPVLFALLLLVSLAACRALIGGGSLMGGALLPAPPGALELWHAYTGDWQPVGIGTTAGAPPYLAVLAAFAAPLLGSTKAALTLLLVCSVPLCGLTAYFASRPLVTSRLLRAWAAVAYAFLPAVTGALAGGRLGTAVLAVLLPLLARSAVAAFGLADRETTGSWRAVWTYTLLLTLTTAFTPVVWPLAAVLGTGALLVRRARWKAYAPRLLATLAVPLAVLAPWSLGLLTHPGRFLREAGLPYGSGSATALGLLGASPGGPGTTGGLLFAGTVLAALAALLRADRRFAVAVAWTTALAALFLAVLLNRDGWAGPATLVQGLALIAAAVLGADGARERVAARSFGWRQPLAALVALGAALGPLLLAAVWTVAGADGPLGRRDPVQVPAFVAAQSDDSNRTRTLVLGGDSPATVSYTLVRGSGVRLGDAELLAEAGSGPRLAQAVSSLVSGSGADQSEQLGAFAVRYVMIPPGGSPAMRRTLDGTPGLRQRHQDDGTAIWEVQRLPARVAILPGRQGQATVAVDAGPVEAHAKIPAGEEGRTLRVADRADPGWHATLDGKPLKPKALEGRDGWAQGFALPKEGGRLALVHTDSLARDAWHWTQGILALVLLVMALPGRRARLDDDLPEEDAAAPASDRTGASVPGQGRRARRAAPAEPAPEPAPAEAVADPYAQIPAQQVYGEESYAYQEPWSPSPYADGQQQQQQPQQPAEQPAEHGDPYAQQYAQPYPQPYAAPPHPDAQQAYGQGQQFGYTQQQPPHPYEYDQQPYDTYGQHDPRPDGSPQQ